In Salinibacter sp. 10B, the following proteins share a genomic window:
- a CDS encoding helix-turn-helix transcriptional regulator, with the protein MAYLTLSEIADRVRDRMKEEKITQSDVAERLEISQPAVSRALEGGSRNRSTLLNIARELRFSVDEEPRYLFEETSREERNE; encoded by the coding sequence ATGGCCTACCTGACGCTCTCAGAGATTGCAGACCGAGTGCGAGATCGAATGAAGGAGGAAAAGATCACTCAGAGTGACGTTGCTGAACGGCTGGAGATCTCACAACCGGCTGTATCACGAGCCCTCGAAGGGGGAAGCAGGAATCGAAGCACGCTCTTAAATATCGCGAGGGAGCTGCGCTTCAGCGTTGACGAAGAGCCGAGGTATCTGTTCGAGGAGACTTCAAGGGAGGAGAGAAACGAGTAA
- a CDS encoding DUF5131 family protein, which yields MQQTTNHRNRRTTSQHGPPSDTDGRTGLKDPRTANTGSSQREDGGPSDALSKLNRCEQTIEQYKESELQAARAMRRISKEGLHRELGFIRIGEYAKEKFGISKQRWYQLVAYAEIHDKIDGQIESTQVDVPLPESESHVRPLSDYKDDPDILFGMWKAVVERCDSLTRKNVKAAVDTLTGGSNSSNEDGSEEESHGEDADSNRDKENDSEKENSDEDDGSEENSDGSDSCDDSSKSSELEKARSHYSPVLDGLTNGVAESLLEIAETVSSSGPLQKSHLEDVRARHEKLSRAPTDASSFPCISGTKGNVNDRDVLIAIPEEMLTRKMAKVAVPIGVPQAQNEFGIPVSFFDKKPPLQDIRSCYEERERTPTFNGANEQIDWADYTINPVTGCLHSCGYCYARYLSEEMGRYKQGFHPTFYPGRLLAFSEAQPPEEIDHVREKNVFVGSMSDIFGKWVPDWIIQAILDEAEANAEFNYLFLTKFPQKLSRFDFPDNAWIGTTVDKQHRVGLAERYFQKVDASIKWLSCEPMLEELEFNDLSTFDCVVIGAQEGYGDITEKQPEFEWVLNLCRVAQEADCEIYFKENIDLNLPKDLPAS from the coding sequence ATGCAGCAAACAACCAATCACAGAAACCGGCGGACAACCTCCCAACACGGTCCTCCTTCAGATACGGATGGTCGTACAGGACTGAAGGACCCGAGGACTGCGAATACAGGAAGTTCTCAGAGAGAGGACGGCGGTCCGTCCGATGCCCTTTCGAAGCTGAACCGATGCGAACAGACAATCGAGCAGTATAAGGAGTCCGAGCTCCAAGCTGCTCGTGCAATGCGTCGAATCAGTAAGGAGGGGCTGCATCGGGAACTGGGTTTCATACGCATCGGAGAATATGCCAAGGAGAAGTTTGGCATCTCGAAGCAGCGGTGGTATCAACTTGTCGCTTACGCTGAGATACACGACAAGATCGACGGGCAGATCGAGTCAACCCAGGTTGACGTTCCGCTTCCAGAGAGCGAGTCGCACGTTCGCCCCCTTTCCGACTACAAGGACGATCCGGACATTCTTTTTGGAATGTGGAAAGCGGTCGTGGAAAGGTGTGACTCACTCACTCGGAAGAACGTGAAAGCAGCTGTGGACACCCTCACCGGTGGAAGTAACTCCTCCAATGAAGATGGCTCTGAGGAGGAATCTCACGGCGAGGACGCAGACTCCAACCGAGACAAGGAGAACGACTCTGAGAAGGAGAATTCGGATGAGGACGATGGCTCAGAAGAAAACTCCGACGGGAGCGACAGCTGTGACGACTCCAGTAAGAGCAGCGAACTGGAAAAGGCGCGCAGTCACTATTCTCCAGTGCTCGACGGACTAACCAACGGCGTTGCGGAGAGCCTTCTAGAGATCGCTGAAACGGTCTCCAGCAGCGGGCCTCTGCAAAAGAGCCACCTCGAAGATGTCCGTGCTCGCCACGAGAAGCTTTCCAGGGCTCCAACGGACGCCTCCTCATTTCCCTGCATCTCAGGAACGAAGGGGAACGTCAACGATCGCGATGTCCTGATCGCAATTCCCGAGGAGATGCTCACCAGGAAGATGGCGAAAGTGGCCGTCCCAATCGGCGTACCTCAGGCGCAGAACGAATTTGGGATCCCGGTCTCATTCTTCGATAAGAAGCCTCCCCTCCAGGACATCCGCTCCTGTTACGAGGAAAGGGAGAGAACCCCGACGTTCAATGGCGCAAATGAGCAGATTGACTGGGCAGACTACACGATCAACCCAGTCACAGGTTGCCTCCATTCGTGTGGCTATTGCTACGCTAGATACCTGTCAGAGGAGATGGGCAGATATAAACAGGGGTTCCACCCGACGTTCTACCCGGGGCGGCTCCTCGCCTTCTCAGAGGCACAACCACCGGAAGAGATCGACCATGTCCGCGAGAAAAATGTCTTCGTGGGCTCGATGTCGGACATCTTCGGGAAGTGGGTTCCCGACTGGATCATCCAGGCCATCCTTGACGAGGCAGAAGCGAACGCAGAGTTCAATTACCTCTTCCTCACCAAATTCCCGCAGAAGCTCAGCCGGTTCGACTTTCCCGACAACGCTTGGATCGGAACGACCGTCGATAAGCAGCACCGGGTCGGCCTGGCAGAGAGATACTTCCAGAAGGTCGACGCCTCGATCAAGTGGCTAAGCTGCGAGCCGATGCTCGAAGAGCTGGAGTTCAACGATCTGTCGACGTTCGACTGTGTCGTAATCGGCGCTCAGGAAGGCTACGGCGATATAACTGAGAAGCAGCCGGAGTTTGAGTGGGTCCTCAATCTCTGCCGCGTTGCCCAAGAAGCAGATTGCGAGATCTACTTCAAGGAGAACATCGATCTGAACCTTCCGAAAGACCTTCCAGCCTCCTAA